In one Brevibacillus composti genomic region, the following are encoded:
- the glpK gene encoding glycerol kinase GlpK yields MEKKVVLAIDQGTTSSRAILFDRQGSIVGLAQKEFTQLFPGPGWVEHNALEIWSSVVGVIGEVLASHNISALEVAAIGITNQRETTVVWNKHTGVPVYHAIVWQSRQTSAICEQLKKQGYDELFRSKTGLLIDAYFSGTKVKWILDHVDGAREQAERGELLFGTIDTWLIWKLSGGRAHVTDYTNASRTLMYNIFDLQWDEELLDLLDVPRSMLPEVRSSSEVYATTDRDLFFGAEVPISGAAGDQQAALFGQACFDRGMAKNTYGTGCFLLMNTGEEAVRSEHGLLTTIAWGLSGRVEYALEGSVFVAGSAIQWLRDGLRMLKTSADSERYAASVPSTEGVYVVPAFVGLGTPYWNSEVRGAVFGLTRGTTKEHFIRATLESLAYQTKDVVKAMEADAGIPLTKLRVDGGAVMNQFLMQFQSDMLGVPVERPQIHETTALGAAYLAGLGVGFWKSKDEIRNRWRLDQTFEPQLTEARRDELYAGWKKAVQAALSFL; encoded by the coding sequence ATGGAAAAAAAGGTTGTGCTGGCGATTGACCAGGGGACGACCAGCTCGAGGGCCATCCTGTTTGACCGGCAAGGCAGCATCGTCGGGCTGGCGCAGAAGGAATTCACCCAGCTTTTTCCGGGTCCGGGGTGGGTCGAGCATAATGCGCTGGAAATCTGGTCCTCGGTCGTCGGCGTCATCGGCGAGGTATTGGCGAGCCACAATATCTCAGCGCTGGAAGTGGCTGCGATCGGCATAACCAATCAGCGAGAGACGACCGTAGTTTGGAACAAACATACGGGCGTACCGGTCTATCATGCCATCGTCTGGCAGTCGAGGCAGACCTCCGCGATTTGCGAGCAATTGAAAAAGCAGGGATATGACGAGCTGTTTCGGAGCAAAACAGGGCTCTTGATCGACGCCTATTTCTCCGGCACCAAAGTAAAATGGATTCTCGACCATGTGGACGGGGCGAGGGAGCAGGCAGAGCGCGGCGAGCTGCTGTTTGGAACGATCGACACCTGGCTGATCTGGAAGCTGTCGGGAGGCCGGGCCCATGTCACGGACTATACCAATGCCTCCCGTACGCTAATGTACAATATCTTCGATCTCCAGTGGGATGAGGAGCTGTTGGATCTGCTGGACGTGCCGCGCTCCATGCTGCCCGAGGTGAGAAGCAGCTCCGAGGTGTACGCCACGACCGACAGGGATCTCTTTTTCGGCGCCGAAGTGCCCATCTCCGGCGCTGCGGGCGACCAGCAGGCGGCCTTGTTCGGGCAGGCATGCTTCGATCGGGGGATGGCCAAAAATACGTACGGCACGGGCTGTTTTCTTTTGATGAATACAGGGGAAGAGGCAGTCCGCTCCGAGCACGGCTTGCTGACCACGATCGCCTGGGGACTGTCGGGGCGCGTAGAATATGCGCTGGAGGGAAGCGTCTTCGTGGCCGGCTCGGCGATCCAGTGGCTGCGGGATGGGCTGCGGATGCTGAAAACCTCCGCAGACAGCGAACGCTACGCGGCTTCCGTCCCCTCGACCGAAGGTGTCTACGTCGTTCCGGCGTTCGTTGGGTTGGGCACTCCCTACTGGAACAGTGAGGTGCGCGGTGCGGTATTTGGACTGACCCGCGGGACGACGAAAGAGCATTTTATCCGGGCCACACTGGAATCACTCGCGTACCAGACCAAAGACGTCGTCAAGGCGATGGAAGCGGACGCAGGCATTCCGCTGACAAAGCTGCGCGTGGATGGCGGAGCCGTCATGAATCAGTTCCTGATGCAATTCCAAAGCGATATGCTCGGGGTCCCTGTCGAGCGTCCGCAGATTCACGAGACGACGGCACTCGGTGCCGCCTACCTCGCCGGGCTGGGCGTCGGTTTTTGGAAGAGCAAAGACGAGATTCGCAACCGCTGGCGGCTGGATCAGACCTTTGAGCCACAGCTGACAGAAGCGCGGCGAGATGAGCTGTATGCCGGCTGGAAAAAGGCAGTCCAGGCAGCCCTTTCCTTTTTGTAG
- a CDS encoding MaoC family dehydratase, with protein sequence MGKYFIGQKASFGKTITEADLAQFAGISGDFNPIHIDSEYAKQTRFGQRIAHGMLTTSLLSGLLGMHLPGKGSVYLGQTLRFVKPVFIGDTVTAQAEVVQFDPDKGIMKLRTECLKQDGTLVLEGEATMLVPREETAR encoded by the coding sequence ATGGGTAAGTATTTCATCGGGCAGAAAGCCTCATTCGGCAAGACGATCACCGAAGCGGATCTGGCCCAATTCGCTGGCATAAGCGGAGACTTTAATCCCATCCACATCGACAGCGAATATGCGAAACAGACGAGATTCGGGCAGCGAATTGCGCATGGCATGTTGACAACCAGCTTGTTATCCGGACTGCTCGGCATGCATTTGCCCGGAAAAGGATCCGTCTATCTGGGGCAAACTTTGCGCTTTGTAAAACCGGTGTTTATCGGCGATACGGTGACGGCCCAGGCGGAGGTCGTTCAGTTCGATCCCGACAAGGGCATCATGAAGCTGAGAACGGAGTGTCTAAAACAGGATGGCACCCTGGTATTGGAGGGGGAAGCCACCATGTTAGTTCCGAGAGAGGAGACGGCCAGATGA
- a CDS encoding ABC transporter ATP-binding protein: MTTLLNVEQIETYIGQYHILQGVTFEVRMGEVTVLLGRNGAGKTTTLRSLMGLNPISKGKILFKGEEIHSLPTYEIARKGIGYVPEDQGVFPHLTIEENFKLAIQKPDEATLARQEWIVDLFPDLKTFWKKHAGLLSGGQKQMLAIARAYVNDNQLLLIDEPSKGLAPIVVEKVIRSLHEMKKRVTVVLVEQNFHMASAIGDRYYIIDDGMSVHTGMMEELKTNEKLKKEYLGIA, from the coding sequence ATGACGACGCTTCTTAACGTGGAACAGATAGAAACATACATCGGACAGTACCACATTTTGCAGGGAGTCACTTTTGAAGTGCGGATGGGGGAAGTTACCGTTCTGCTCGGCCGAAACGGTGCGGGCAAAACAACCACCCTGCGCTCGTTAATGGGGCTGAACCCCATTTCCAAAGGAAAGATTCTCTTCAAGGGAGAAGAGATCCACAGCTTGCCCACCTATGAGATCGCACGAAAAGGAATCGGCTATGTCCCTGAAGATCAGGGGGTGTTTCCGCACTTGACGATCGAGGAAAACTTCAAATTGGCCATACAGAAGCCGGATGAGGCCACATTGGCGAGGCAGGAGTGGATCGTCGATCTGTTTCCCGATTTAAAAACATTTTGGAAAAAACACGCAGGGCTGCTGAGCGGCGGCCAAAAACAGATGCTTGCCATCGCCAGGGCTTATGTTAATGACAATCAGCTCCTCTTGATTGACGAACCGAGCAAAGGATTGGCACCGATTGTTGTGGAAAAAGTGATCCGCTCTTTGCATGAGATGAAAAAGAGGGTGACGGTTGTGCTGGTGGAGCAAAATTTTCACATGGCGAGCGCAATCGGCGACCGTTACTACATCATCGACGACGGCATGTCCGTCCACACAGGAATGATGGAAGAGCTGAAGACCAATGAAAAGTTGAAAAAGGAGTACCTGGGCATTGCATAA
- a CDS encoding 3-oxoacyl-ACP synthase, with amino-acid sequence MDVGIAATGVFFPPHVETAKDLVEKTGIPEEIIIEKFGLIQKHVSDSSMHASDLAAQAAKSIVEKTGAPAIDVLIYFGSPYKEYPVWSCATKIQYELGLENAFVFEIMNVSSCFPIALKVAKDMLVSDRSIGNILLVGGCKESDVIDYKNTRSRFMFNFADGGAAALVQRGTAKSRILGSSIITDGSFYDDVKVPAGGSVMPASIQTVQERLHFLDVKDPQGMKKRLDPLSVPNFVKVVKTAVEKSGYSLSDIDYLFPLHTKRSMFFELLEQLGLKEEQAVYLDRYGHMSALDPCVGLHLAERQGLVKKGDLLVTVSAGTGYTWAATVIEWGG; translated from the coding sequence ATTGATGTGGGAATTGCCGCGACGGGCGTCTTTTTTCCGCCGCATGTGGAGACGGCAAAGGATTTGGTGGAGAAGACAGGAATACCCGAAGAAATTATTATCGAAAAATTCGGACTTATACAGAAGCATGTCTCCGATTCCTCTATGCATGCTTCCGACCTGGCCGCTCAGGCAGCGAAATCGATCGTCGAAAAAACAGGTGCTCCGGCGATTGACGTTTTGATCTATTTTGGCAGCCCCTATAAAGAGTATCCGGTCTGGTCTTGCGCGACGAAAATCCAGTATGAACTGGGACTTGAGAATGCCTTCGTGTTTGAGATCATGAACGTCAGCTCATGCTTTCCGATCGCATTGAAAGTGGCGAAGGATATGCTTGTCTCCGACCGATCGATAGGAAACATCCTGCTGGTCGGAGGGTGCAAAGAATCGGACGTGATTGATTACAAGAATACCCGTTCCCGCTTCATGTTCAACTTCGCTGACGGCGGAGCGGCCGCACTGGTTCAGAGAGGCACAGCGAAAAGCAGGATTCTCGGCAGCAGCATCATCACAGACGGTTCTTTTTACGATGATGTGAAGGTTCCCGCCGGCGGGTCCGTGATGCCGGCCAGTATCCAGACCGTGCAAGAGCGGCTTCACTTTCTCGACGTAAAAGACCCGCAGGGGATGAAGAAGAGATTGGACCCTCTCTCCGTCCCAAACTTTGTCAAAGTGGTAAAAACCGCTGTGGAGAAAAGCGGGTACAGCCTCAGCGACATTGACTACCTCTTCCCGCTGCACACCAAACGATCCATGTTTTTCGAGCTGCTGGAGCAGCTTGGCTTGAAAGAAGAGCAGGCCGTTTATCTTGATCGCTATGGCCATATGTCTGCCCTGGACCCGTGCGTTGGTTTACATCTCGCGGAGCGGCAAGGGCTCGTGAAAAAGGGAGACCTGCTGGTCACCGTCAGCGCGGGAACGGGCTACACATGGGCAGCGACAGTAATTGAATGGGGAGGTTAA
- a CDS encoding alpha/beta fold hydrolase — MAKGAISLRYVLEGTGHDVVLIHGLGQRLEDWDVQKEALVNNGYRVLTFDLRGHGESEWTAEEVNIRTYAHDLNRLLCQLSIDRAHLVGLSMGGAIAQMFYRDFPEKVQTLVLAATFSYFPENMKQSSLESRLSYIDQGKMEELAELIARRSFTENAPIELIENMKKTIADNHLAAYRGSMIASINADSREYLAEIEVPVLIIVGEGDLTTPLACSQYLHQHIKNSRLVVIPEARHMLTQERPDSFNRELLQFLREMRER, encoded by the coding sequence TTGGCAAAGGGCGCCATTTCGCTGCGCTACGTCCTGGAGGGAACAGGCCATGATGTGGTATTGATTCATGGATTGGGCCAAAGGCTGGAAGATTGGGATGTGCAAAAAGAGGCGTTGGTCAACAATGGGTACCGTGTATTGACCTTTGATTTGAGAGGACATGGCGAGTCGGAATGGACCGCGGAAGAGGTGAATATCCGGACCTATGCGCATGACCTGAACCGGTTGTTGTGTCAGTTGTCGATTGATAGGGCGCATCTGGTTGGGCTGTCCATGGGAGGCGCCATCGCGCAAATGTTTTATCGGGACTTTCCGGAAAAGGTTCAGACGCTTGTTCTCGCCGCCACATTTTCCTACTTTCCCGAAAATATGAAACAGTCCAGCTTGGAGAGCCGACTCTCTTACATCGATCAGGGGAAAATGGAAGAGTTGGCTGAGTTGATTGCGAGACGGTCGTTTACCGAGAATGCTCCGATCGAGTTGATCGAGAACATGAAAAAGACCATCGCTGATAATCATCTTGCCGCTTACAGAGGCTCCATGATCGCCTCCATAAATGCGGACAGCAGAGAGTATTTGGCAGAAATCGAAGTGCCTGTTCTCATCATCGTGGGAGAGGGAGACCTGACAACTCCCCTGGCATGCAGCCAGTATCTGCACCAGCATATAAAAAACTCCCGCTTGGTGGTAATACCCGAAGCACGGCATATGCTAACGCAGGAACGACCGGACTCATTCAATCGGGAGCTGCTGCAATTTTTGCGTGAAATGCGTGAACGATGA
- a CDS encoding homoserine dehydrogenase — protein MSTGVVKVGLLGVGTVGGGVLKTIRSQQQKLSERLGRRVEVVKALVRDTDKQRAVQIDRDLVTTSFEDVLDAEVDIVVEVMGGVDPAYDYVRALMEKGCHIVTANKELLAKRGAELVELANRHHVQLAYEASVAGGIPILGVLRQFLRTNEITSVSGILNGTTNYILTQMEQHQLPYEVALKQAQELGYAEADPTSDVEGWDALYKSYILAQLVYGESLPLHAAERKGIDSLHLGQLALAQELGYRIKLLARASRTEGAIQLSVSPTLLPLDHPLAQVQDAYNAVQVSGNIVGDLLFMGKGAGELPTASAVVEDLAFLLTQRFTPHPIWQERQADKVRPQEQKWSFCYLESEGSQGSPDQILHFLDRAGVEVVKQRIQYDWANVLRIGLVASGFTDEHGELLHRDFGIRADVFPVLAP, from the coding sequence ATGAGTACGGGTGTGGTAAAGGTTGGGTTGCTGGGTGTCGGAACAGTAGGCGGCGGGGTGTTGAAGACCATTCGTTCGCAGCAGCAGAAGCTCTCCGAGCGGCTGGGCCGCCGTGTCGAGGTGGTCAAGGCGCTGGTCCGGGATACGGATAAGCAGCGGGCGGTGCAGATCGACCGCGATCTGGTCACCACCTCGTTTGAGGACGTGCTGGACGCAGAGGTGGACATCGTCGTGGAGGTGATGGGCGGAGTAGATCCGGCCTATGACTATGTGCGGGCCTTGATGGAAAAGGGCTGTCATATCGTGACGGCAAACAAGGAGCTGCTCGCCAAGCGAGGGGCCGAACTGGTCGAGCTGGCCAACCGCCACCACGTGCAGCTCGCCTATGAGGCGAGTGTCGCGGGCGGGATCCCCATCCTGGGGGTGCTCCGCCAATTCCTGCGGACGAATGAGATCACCTCAGTCAGCGGGATATTAAACGGTACGACCAACTACATCCTGACGCAGATGGAGCAGCATCAGCTTCCGTATGAGGTGGCGCTGAAGCAGGCGCAGGAGCTGGGATATGCCGAGGCGGACCCGACCTCTGATGTGGAAGGCTGGGACGCTCTCTACAAGTCCTACATCCTCGCCCAGCTCGTGTACGGTGAGTCCCTGCCGCTGCATGCGGCCGAGCGGAAGGGGATTGACTCTCTGCATCTCGGACAGCTGGCGCTCGCACAGGAGCTGGGCTATCGAATCAAGCTGCTGGCCCGGGCCTCCCGGACAGAGGGGGCGATCCAACTGTCTGTCAGCCCGACGCTGCTGCCGCTGGATCATCCGCTTGCCCAGGTGCAGGATGCCTACAATGCCGTGCAGGTATCGGGAAACATCGTTGGCGATCTCCTGTTCATGGGAAAAGGGGCAGGAGAGCTGCCTACCGCAAGCGCGGTTGTGGAAGACCTGGCCTTTTTGCTGACACAGCGCTTCACGCCCCACCCGATCTGGCAGGAGCGGCAGGCAGACAAGGTCCGTCCACAGGAACAAAAGTGGAGCTTCTGTTATCTGGAGAGCGAAGGCTCACAAGGGTCGCCGGACCAGATCCTGCATTTTTTGGATCGGGCAGGAGTTGAGGTAGTCAAGCAGCGAATTCAGTATGATTGGGCAAATGTCCTGCGCATCGGCCTCGTCGCAAGCGGGTTTACCGATGAGCATGGAGAGCTGTTGCACCGCGATTTTGGCATCCGTGCAGATGTATTTCCCGTACTGGCTCCCTGA
- a CDS encoding branched-chain amino acid ABC transporter permease: protein MEVLVGLTVNGLATGCLIFLLAAGLTLIFGLMNVLNFAHGALFAWGAYAGVWIYVLSGNYLVGIAGAILVGMLLGWALERFIVQPVYGNHMSQILITLGVLLVLNELLKVFFGPNQISVPLPDYLSESWLVGGVVLIKYRLFIIVVGALVFFGIQYVLKRTKLGLIVRAGVMNKEMVQALGINIKKVFLFVFILGSGMAALGGMLFAPYSGVIHAEIGMDYGILAFIVVVIGGMGSIGGSALAAILVGVLGAYMAYYVPSLSLAVNMLLMVGVLMFRPTGLLGGKG, encoded by the coding sequence GTGGAGGTGCTGGTCGGATTAACGGTAAACGGACTTGCCACAGGATGCTTGATATTCCTGTTGGCAGCCGGATTGACGCTGATTTTTGGCTTGATGAATGTACTTAACTTCGCACACGGGGCTCTATTCGCCTGGGGGGCATACGCGGGAGTCTGGATCTACGTCCTATCGGGGAACTATCTGGTCGGCATCGCAGGCGCCATCCTCGTCGGCATGCTGCTCGGCTGGGCGTTGGAGCGGTTCATCGTGCAGCCGGTGTACGGAAACCATATGTCGCAAATCTTGATCACGCTAGGCGTCCTGTTGGTGTTGAATGAATTATTAAAAGTCTTTTTTGGCCCGAATCAAATCAGTGTTCCGCTCCCTGACTATCTCAGCGAGAGCTGGCTCGTGGGGGGCGTCGTCCTGATCAAATACCGGTTGTTCATCATTGTCGTCGGTGCCTTGGTCTTTTTCGGCATTCAGTACGTTCTCAAGCGGACAAAACTGGGGCTGATCGTCCGTGCGGGCGTGATGAACAAAGAGATGGTGCAAGCATTGGGAATCAACATCAAAAAAGTGTTTCTCTTCGTATTTATCCTGGGTTCGGGAATGGCTGCGCTTGGCGGCATGCTGTTTGCTCCCTATTCCGGTGTCATTCACGCGGAAATCGGAATGGATTATGGCATTCTTGCCTTCATCGTCGTCGTCATCGGCGGCATGGGCAGCATTGGCGGATCGGCGCTTGCCGCTATTCTGGTCGGCGTGCTGGGGGCGTATATGGCCTATTATGTGCCCAGTTTGTCTCTTGCTGTAAATATGCTGCTGATGGTCGGCGTCCTGATGTTTCGACCTACGGGCCTGTTAGGGGGGAAGGGATAA
- a CDS encoding substrate-binding domain-containing protein: protein MKQGTDARKEGWKPRLKGRRSQAAGLLLSAVLLVFVSACGSQQAAQPQSPNPSDSQAQTQPEKKKEPIRIGVLASQTGALEDYGKQTVRGFELGIEYATGGTKEVAGHPIEMIVEDTETKADVAVKKATKLIEDDHVDFLVGSSSSADTLAVVPLAEEYKKVMIVEPAAADSITGANWNKYIFRTQRNSSQDAIAAALAIAKTGTKIATLAQDYAFGRDGVAAFKEAAEKLGAEIILEEYADPKATDVTANLQKIIQAKPEYLYVVWAGANTPWTQIANMKVQEQGIKLTTGTADFAALKTMKSLIGMEGFTLYYYDLPKNKVNDWLVAEHKKRFNGEPPDLFVPGGMTAAISIVEALKKTNGVTDADTLISAMEGMKFVTPKGEMIFRPEDHQALQSMYVVTLENKEGVDYPVPVLITELAPDETAPPIRNNK, encoded by the coding sequence ATGAAACAGGGTACTGATGCAAGGAAAGAAGGGTGGAAGCCGAGGCTGAAAGGCAGGCGCTCCCAAGCTGCCGGTCTACTGCTGTCGGCCGTGCTGCTAGTGTTCGTCTCGGCGTGCGGGAGCCAGCAAGCGGCCCAGCCGCAAAGCCCAAACCCGTCGGATTCGCAAGCGCAGACGCAGCCGGAAAAGAAAAAAGAACCGATCAGAATCGGAGTGCTGGCTTCGCAGACGGGAGCTTTGGAGGACTACGGCAAACAGACGGTGCGAGGCTTTGAATTGGGCATCGAGTATGCCACAGGCGGGACGAAGGAAGTGGCCGGACACCCCATCGAAATGATCGTCGAGGATACAGAAACAAAAGCGGACGTCGCCGTGAAGAAGGCGACCAAGCTGATTGAGGACGATCACGTGGACTTCCTGGTGGGATCGTCCAGCTCTGCCGATACCCTGGCGGTTGTTCCCTTGGCCGAGGAATACAAAAAGGTGATGATCGTGGAACCTGCAGCCGCCGACAGCATTACCGGAGCAAACTGGAACAAGTACATTTTCCGAACGCAGCGCAACTCCTCCCAGGATGCGATCGCAGCAGCGCTGGCCATTGCCAAAACAGGCACAAAAATCGCCACGCTGGCACAAGATTACGCATTTGGCCGGGACGGTGTGGCTGCATTCAAAGAAGCGGCGGAGAAGCTGGGAGCCGAAATTATTTTGGAGGAGTACGCCGATCCGAAAGCGACGGACGTTACGGCCAATCTGCAAAAAATCATCCAGGCCAAACCGGAGTACCTGTACGTGGTATGGGCGGGCGCGAATACACCCTGGACGCAGATCGCCAACATGAAGGTACAGGAGCAAGGCATTAAGCTGACTACCGGCACGGCAGACTTCGCCGCTTTAAAAACAATGAAATCGCTGATTGGCATGGAAGGCTTTACGCTCTACTATTACGATCTGCCCAAAAACAAAGTGAACGACTGGCTTGTGGCCGAGCATAAAAAACGCTTTAACGGTGAACCGCCCGACCTGTTTGTGCCGGGGGGCATGACGGCCGCTATTTCCATCGTGGAGGCGTTGAAGAAAACAAACGGCGTTACCGATGCGGACACGTTGATTTCGGCTATGGAAGGAATGAAATTTGTGACGCCAAAAGGCGAGATGATCTTCCGTCCTGAGGATCACCAGGCGCTTCAGTCGATGTATGTGGTGACGCTAGAAAACAAAGAGGGAGTGGATTACCCGGTTCCCGTCCTGATAACAGAACTCGCTCCTGACGAAACGGCTCCGCCGATTCGCAATAACAAGTAG
- a CDS encoding ABC transporter ATP-binding protein, whose product MQPVLETKDLTISFGGHTAVSGVSLQVMAHTFTSIIGPNGAGKTTFFNLLSGQFRPTSGKVFIKGKDVTHLSPAKRTRLGMGRSFQITNVFPSLTVLENVRLAVQAQAGVFYNMFAHRKTYAAFEEKAYELLKTVLLSQKSDSLAKHLAHGEKRKLEIAMLLALGTEVLLLDEPTAGMSLEEVPAILDVIRSIKEEGNRTILLIEHKMDMVLDLSDRLMVLFNGKLLAEDTPEKIMQNELVQSAYLGGLYDDAS is encoded by the coding sequence ATGCAGCCGGTCCTGGAAACCAAAGACTTGACCATTTCCTTCGGCGGACACACTGCGGTAAGCGGAGTGAGCTTGCAGGTAATGGCCCATACGTTTACCTCCATTATTGGTCCGAATGGCGCAGGCAAGACTACTTTCTTCAACCTGTTGAGCGGGCAGTTCCGCCCGACAAGCGGAAAGGTGTTTATAAAGGGGAAGGATGTCACGCATCTTTCCCCTGCCAAACGCACGCGTCTGGGAATGGGACGTTCGTTTCAAATCACCAATGTCTTTCCTTCGCTGACGGTTTTGGAAAACGTGCGGCTGGCCGTGCAGGCGCAAGCAGGCGTTTTCTATAACATGTTTGCCCATCGCAAAACGTACGCCGCTTTTGAAGAAAAAGCATACGAATTGCTGAAAACCGTTCTGCTCAGCCAAAAGAGCGACTCGCTGGCAAAGCATTTGGCGCATGGTGAAAAAAGAAAACTGGAAATTGCCATGCTGCTGGCACTCGGCACGGAGGTTCTGCTGCTGGATGAACCTACGGCGGGGATGTCTCTGGAAGAAGTGCCGGCGATCCTCGACGTGATCCGCAGCATAAAAGAGGAGGGGAACCGCACGATCCTTTTGATCGAGCACAAGATGGACATGGTGCTCGACTTGTCCGACCGGCTGATGGTTCTTTTCAATGGAAAGCTGTTGGCCGAGGACACCCCGGAGAAGATCATGCAGAATGAGCTGGTCCAATCTGCCTACCTGGGAGGGTTGTATGACGACGCTTCTTAA
- a CDS encoding branched-chain amino acid ABC transporter permease, which translates to MLRTNLLSFSRLAMAVAVAILVLFPFLSDSRSALILLTQIFIYAVFAMSYDILLGYTGIISFGHAMFFGIGAYTTAIMMSRWEESVVVFLVAQAVVLILTGIVSYLIGALSLRLKSHYYAMLTLAFAGLFYVLAEKWRSVTKGNDGFPFQIPDLFRDRLVFYFVALAFMLVTLYALKRFTESPVGKVLQAIRENEQRTESLGYQVIHYKIIASIVAGVVAGLSGSMYAVTLRFVNTAVFSTNVTLDALLMTIIGGVGTLYGGIIGSALILLAHAGLTDLAKVHWIFERWMIFFGAVYILAVMFFPQGIIGGMKNWLSKRRKSMEEKKPDNAQERMRYVSEEE; encoded by the coding sequence ATGCTGCGGACAAACTTGCTGTCCTTCTCGCGCCTGGCGATGGCCGTGGCGGTTGCGATACTCGTTTTGTTTCCGTTTTTGAGCGACTCGCGGAGCGCGCTGATCTTGCTCACGCAAATTTTTATTTATGCCGTATTTGCGATGAGTTACGACATCCTGCTCGGGTATACGGGAATCATCTCCTTTGGCCATGCGATGTTCTTCGGTATAGGCGCATACACGACCGCCATCATGATGAGCCGATGGGAGGAATCGGTTGTTGTCTTTCTCGTCGCGCAGGCGGTCGTGCTGATCCTGACTGGCATTGTCAGTTATTTGATCGGGGCTCTTTCGCTGCGGCTGAAAAGCCACTACTACGCCATGCTGACGCTAGCCTTCGCCGGCTTGTTCTACGTGCTTGCAGAGAAATGGCGCAGCGTAACGAAGGGGAACGACGGATTTCCTTTTCAGATTCCAGACCTGTTTCGTGACCGCTTGGTTTTTTACTTTGTCGCGCTGGCCTTTATGCTGGTGACGTTGTACGCCTTGAAACGGTTTACGGAATCTCCGGTAGGAAAAGTGCTGCAGGCCATCCGGGAAAACGAGCAGCGGACAGAGTCGCTCGGCTACCAGGTTATCCACTACAAGATCATTGCCAGCATCGTGGCAGGAGTGGTTGCCGGTCTCAGCGGATCGATGTACGCGGTTACGCTGCGCTTTGTCAATACGGCGGTCTTTTCCACAAACGTGACGCTTGACGCGCTGTTGATGACGATTATCGGCGGGGTCGGTACCCTGTACGGGGGGATCATCGGGTCGGCGCTGATTTTGCTGGCGCATGCGGGCTTAACCGATCTTGCCAAGGTTCACTGGATTTTTGAGCGGTGGATGATTTTCTTTGGGGCCGTGTATATTCTCGCTGTCATGTTTTTCCCGCAGGGGATCATCGGCGGCATGAAAAACTGGCTGTCAAAACGGAGAAAAAGCATGGAGGAAAAGAAGCCTGACAACGCCCAAGAAAGAATGCGGTACGTATCAGAAGAGGAGTGA